TTAAGAAACTGGGGTTGACGGACGAACGGTTCGACGAAATCATGCGTAAACCGCGGGTCGAACATGATCAATTCCCAAGTTATCGAAAAGCTCACTACCGTTATCACAAACAATTGTTTGATTTGATCCGACCCGTGACTCGCCTCTTGAAACGGGGCGCCGCCAGATGATCGCCGTCATTGATTATGGACTGGGCAATCTAAAGGCTGTGACCAACATGTTTAGGCGGATCGGCATTGAGACCTGTTTGACGGCCGAACGGGAACAGATCGAACAAGCTGACAAACTTGTGCTTCCCGGCGTGGGCGCCTTCGATCATGGAATCCAGCAACTACGAACACACAAGCTCATCGATCTTCTGCGCCAGGAGGTTCTTGAACGAAACAAACCCATTCTAGGGATTTGTCTCGGAGCGCAGCTCCTGACGCGAAAGAGCGAAGAGGGTACCGAAGAAGGGTTAGGATTTCTGCGTGCGGAATGTGTGAAATTTAGGTTTGAGGGCGAGAAAGGCCAACTTCCCGTGCCGCACATGGGTTGGAGTCCTTTATCCGTCATGAATCCCGGCGTCCTGTTTGCGAACATGGAGCCGCCTCTTCGCTATTATTTTGCGCATTCTTACTGGCTCAAAGCAGAGGACGAAACCACGGTCGAAGCGTTTGCCGAATATGGAGCGGCATTTCCCGCCGTGATTGTTCAAGGCCGCATCATTGCGGCGCAATTCCACCCTGAGAAAAGCCACCGGTATGGAATGGCATTTTTGAAAAACTTCGCCGAACGATTTGGGTCATGAAAGAGTACCGTGTGATCCCCGTCCTCCTCGTGGATCAGGGGCGCCTCATCAAGACCAAGGCGTTCTCCAACGAGGTTTACGTCGGGGACCCCATCAATACGATCAAAATTTTTAACGACAAAGAGGTGGATGAAATCGTCGTGCTGGACGTTACCGCGAGCACGCGAGGTGCAGAACCTGACCTTGCGATGATCGACGCTCTAGCGAGCGAATGTTTTGTGCCTCTGGCTTACGGAGGCGGAGTCAATACAGTGGATCAAGCCAGGCGCATCCTGCGGTTGGGAGTAGAGAAAATCATCTTGAATACATCGGCGCTTGATCGGCCACCTTTGATCCGGCAAATCGGCGATCGATTCGGAAAGCAAAGCGTTGTCGTCTCGATCGATGTGAAGAAAACGTTTCTGGGCGGGTATCGAGTCATGCGCGATCGGGCACGCAGGAAAACGGAGTGGCATCCCGAACAGTTCGCGAAAGAAGTTGAATCCCTTGGAGCCGGGGAAGTCATTCTCACCCGTGCGGACCATGAGGGAACGCTTCAAGGATACGATGTCGAGCTTATTCATCGTGTCGCTAGCGCAGTCCACATCCCCGTAATCGCGCATGGGGGAGCTAGGGGAATGGACGATTTCGTAGCCGCCGTACGTTCGGGCGCTTCGGCTGTTGCCGCGGGCCATATCTTCGTTTTTCACGGGCCCCATAACGCCGTTCTAATCACGTTTCCAAGCCGCAACGAGCTTGAAACGGAATTCTTCGAGCGAGTCTCTGATCGAAAAGATGACTTACGTCGATCAAATTTGTCGGCGTAATTGATGTAACGCCCGTCCGAAAGCTTCGAAATTCGCAGTGGCCCGAAATTTTTCAAGATACGTTTGACGAGCATTCCGTCGCATATGTGGGGAGGACGAGGGGTGTCTTTCGATTACAGTGGCAATGTCCTTCGCCGAAGCCGTGGGCGACAAAAGATATCCGTTGGCGCTATTGATGATCTCCGGGACGCCCCCGACGGTGGTCCCTAGACACGGAATGCCGAACGCAAAAGCTTCCATCATGGATACAGGAAGGCCTTCCGAGCGGCTTACATTTACAAGAAGGTCTACCGGGTTTTGGCGATAGTGCGCGAGAACATCTGCATTTGGCACATTTCCGCGCAGGTCGGCGCGGATATTTTGGGGAAGATGAGTTGTTTTCTTTCGAACGTCGGCCATCTCGGGACCGTCGCCGAAGTGCGTCCACTCCATGGGTCGCCGCGCCAGGGAGAGTACATCAACGAGATAGGGCATTCTCTTTACCGGGAGGACAGCGGCGCAACTGACAACACGCAGTACCCCGTCGCTTGAGGCGGGGCTCTGAGCGACCGGGTCGTCTATGCCTAGATACGCCGCGGAAATCTTGGAACCATGTCGCGGAAATTTTCGGTGGAGATAATTTTGACCCGCTTTCGAGCAAGGAAAAAGATAATCCAAGCCGGAAATGGTGCTATGTTGGAAGGGTAGTTTCGTTCGCCCAGTGGCTTCGGAAAAGAGATCGTACCCGTGAGCTCGTGCCACAAATAGGGTCTTCGGATAATGTTTCTTAAGACGACTGATCGCAAAAGCCGCCGGCCCCGACCAAAAAGAATAGACCACGTCGAAGTTCTCGATCTTTAGGTTGTTCACTAATGCGCTTTGAATCAGAACGCTTTGTCCCCAGAACGAGACGACGTCTTTCCAAAATTTCTTCGGCCAAAACGGGATCTCCTTTCCGAGTGAAAG
The DNA window shown above is from Bdellovibrionota bacterium and carries:
- the hisH gene encoding imidazole glycerol phosphate synthase subunit HisH, with protein sequence MIAVIDYGLGNLKAVTNMFRRIGIETCLTAEREQIEQADKLVLPGVGAFDHGIQQLRTHKLIDLLRQEVLERNKPILGICLGAQLLTRKSEEGTEEGLGFLRAECVKFRFEGEKGQLPVPHMGWSPLSVMNPGVLFANMEPPLRYYFAHSYWLKAEDETTVEAFAEYGAAFPAVIVQGRIIAAQFHPEKSHRYGMAFLKNFAERFGS
- a CDS encoding AglZ/HisF2 family acetamidino modification protein — its product is MKEYRVIPVLLVDQGRLIKTKAFSNEVYVGDPINTIKIFNDKEVDEIVVLDVTASTRGAEPDLAMIDALASECFVPLAYGGGVNTVDQARRILRLGVEKIILNTSALDRPPLIRQIGDRFGKQSVVVSIDVKKTFLGGYRVMRDRARRKTEWHPEQFAKEVESLGAGEVILTRADHEGTLQGYDVELIHRVASAVHIPVIAHGGARGMDDFVAAVRSGASAVAAGHIFVFHGPHNAVLITFPSRNELETEFFERVSDRKDDLRRSNLSA
- a CDS encoding glycosyltransferase; protein product: MKLLYLVDEYPFETNEHFPGLECDYLCRTFQEVLVVPTNYPGASRTVKYRLPSNASVSATALDELAEVSKSKGTLRTKCSAASLLSLGKEIPFWPKKFWKDVVSFWGQSVLIQSALVNNLKIENFDVVYSFWSGPAAFAISRLKKHYPKTLFVARAHGYDLFSEATGRTKLPFQHSTISGLDYLFPCSKAGQNYLHRKFPRHGSKISAAYLGIDDPVAQSPASSDGVLRVVSCAAVLPVKRMPYLVDVLSLARRPMEWTHFGDGPEMADVRKKTTHLPQNIRADLRGNVPNADVLAHYRQNPVDLLVNVSRSEGLPVSMMEAFAFGIPCLGTTVGGVPEIINSANGYLLSPTASAKDIATVIERHPSSSPHMRRNARQTYLEKFRATANFEAFGRALHQLRRQI